A region of the Planctomycetota bacterium genome:
GCGGTCAACCCGGACGGACGCAGCAACCGGAACGAGGCGGCCAACATCGTGCGAATCGTCGAGGATTCCGCCACGTTCAGCGGCACAGGCCTGACGTTCACGGGCGGCGTGTTGACGTCCATCGAGCTTGAAGTCGACGTCGACGTCTTCGCGTTTCCGAACGTCATTGAAGCGGAGCCATTCATCGACGATCCGAGCCTGCCGCTGCCGCTGGCGTCCGTCTTCAACACCGAAGGAACGCTCAAGTTCACCGGTCGAGACTTCGCCTTCGAAGTCGACGGTCTGGACGATGCCGCGTCCGGCGTCAGTGGATCGCCCGTTCGCCTGATCCTCAATCGGGCGGCCGAGGTCGATGCGGTTCGCCTGCCGGGAGACGCGAACGGCGACGGCACCGTCGACCTGGCTGACTTCGGCATCCTCCGAGCCAACTTCGGCGAGGCCGACACGGTCGGGTACGCCGAAGCCGACTTCAACGGCGACGTCGTCGTCGACCTTGCCGACTTCGGCATTCTCCGGGCCAACTTCGGCCGGACGGTCATCGACACGATCGGGTCACCCGTCATCAACGGCTCCGACGTGGCTGCGCTGGACGCGTGGTACGCGACGGTCGTGCCCGAGCCCACGACGTCCGCCGTCGTCGCGTTCCTTTCGAGCCTCGCCCTGCTCGCCCGTCGCCGCCGCATGTTCAATCAACAGGAGAACCATCATGTGTCGATCAGCTGACACCGACGCCGCCCAGCACGTCCGGGCCCAGGTCTGTCAACACGGAACCATTCACGTGACCGTCGGCCCGACGACACTCCACCTGCTGCCGTCCGAGGCCGCGCTGCTCTTCTGCAGTGTTGCCGAGATTGCCCGTCGCTGGCCCATCCTCCGCGAGGCCGTCGACGAGGTTGCCCACCAGTACGCCAAAGCCCACACCAACACGCCTGACCGGACGGAGCCCATTCGGATCACCTAGCAGTCGCGAGTGCTTCTGCTGACATCGTTTTGAACCAGGAGCAACACGCCAGCCGGTGGCGAGATTGGTAAGTGCGTCTCCACGTTTCGGCTTGAGCTAGACGCAATCGAATCAGGCGTCCTTACCGGCTGTCAACACCGAACTTTACACGACGTTTTTCTTCGACGTCGCCTTCTCTCCCACATCTCTTTACTGGAGAAATCATGTCCAACGCGACCCGCGTTTCACTCATCCTCGCTGCTGCGACATCCGTTGGTGTCGTCTCGTCAGCGTCGGCAGACTCTGCCGTCATCAACTTCACGACCAACCTCACCTCCTACGAGGGTCCGGCCGGCGTTGAGACGCTGAGCCCGTTTGTCCCTGGCACGGCGCTCAACGCCCTCGTCAACGGCCTGGACGGCTTCGCCGGCTTGGGCAGCCCGGACTGGCTCCGGTTTAGTGGCCAGATTTACATTCCGGATTACACCGGACCGGGCACCTACTCCATCACGCCCGACAACGGCGTGGGTGGCATCTATCTCCACTCGCCGCTGCTCAACCGCCTTGAGGCCGTTTCGCTTCGGACCGAAGGCCCGCTGACGCAAGCCAGCATCGACGCCGGCGCTGGCCGGGCTGATGGCAACGCGACCCAGAATCGGGACGACATCTACCTGCCCGACTTCACGCCCAATGCCGTCACGACGGTCACGATCACGCCCAGCAACGAGGTCACGATCGACTACGACCTCGACTTCTCCACGCTCTCGGACGAGAACGCCGGCTTCCTGCGTGACGGCGTCACCCCGACGCAGATCAGCGTACTCCTCGAGGACGCCGGGCAGAAGTTCGGCTTCATCGGCGTCGACGGCACTGGCGTCGCGAATGTGCAGTCGGCCATCATCGGCTCGGGTGACGAGGACGACTTCGCCTACGGCGGCTTCTCACTCTTCGAGACCGTGGTCGAGGGCAACCTCTCCAACACGATCGTCCCGACCACTCGGGGCGTCATCGACAACGAAGTGGCCGCGATGAACATCTCAAGCGACGGGCGTTCGACCGACCCGACGACCGACACGGTTTTCCTGACCGATCCCTTCGCGGGCGAGTCTGGAGAGACGTTCTTCTTCGACCTGACCGGTGGACCCGACTTTTTCGCGTCGGCACAGCTCGTGCTCGTCCCCGAGCCGACCACGGCCACGCTCGGCCTGCTCGCCCTGGGCGGACTGCTCCGCCGTCGGCGATAACCGCTCTGCCTGGCAAGACGCCCCGCATCCCGAGTGGGACGCGGGGCGCTTTCGGTTGTCTAGGGTTGGCCGCATTCAGTTCATGCTCGGCTTCGCAGGTGTGAAGCCTTCGCACGAGCTGATCGGCGTCACCTTGAGCTCGACGCTGCGATGCTTCGGGTGGCCGCAGGGCTCGACGAGATCCACCGGTGCCTGCCGGCT
Encoded here:
- a CDS encoding dockerin type I domain-containing protein: MNLLNTHSFVLAFCVAGTAAAQVASVSLAGDDATGYYATVGFNPEFGIPGGPGTQSSNPNNPKFFDYPTYAAQDPSQSADIIILQVEPYQFGLDYPNPLHPINSSIFTDVTDDLIVGQPVNPNFVNGEFSEAFTEDEDFHLTDIGTLDYDPTLVSPTGISVIPASQVSFSFDGTEFQAQNRTKISAADRGGFTADDPIGAVNPDGRSNRNEAANIVRIVEDSATFSGTGLTFTGGVLTSIELEVDVDVFAFPNVIEAEPFIDDPSLPLPLASVFNTEGTLKFTGRDFAFEVDGLDDAASGVSGSPVRLILNRAAEVDAVRLPGDANGDGTVDLADFGILRANFGEADTVGYAEADFNGDVVVDLADFGILRANFGRTVIDTIGSPVINGSDVAALDAWYATVVPEPTTSAVVAFLSSLALLARRRRMFNQQENHHVSIS
- a CDS encoding MYXO-CTERM sorting domain-containing protein; the protein is MSNATRVSLILAAATSVGVVSSASADSAVINFTTNLTSYEGPAGVETLSPFVPGTALNALVNGLDGFAGLGSPDWLRFSGQIYIPDYTGPGTYSITPDNGVGGIYLHSPLLNRLEAVSLRTEGPLTQASIDAGAGRADGNATQNRDDIYLPDFTPNAVTTVTITPSNEVTIDYDLDFSTLSDENAGFLRDGVTPTQISVLLEDAGQKFGFIGVDGTGVANVQSAIIGSGDEDDFAYGGFSLFETVVEGNLSNTIVPTTRGVIDNEVAAMNISSDGRSTDPTTDTVFLTDPFAGESGETFFFDLTGGPDFFASAQLVLVPEPTTATLGLLALGGLLRRRR